The genomic window CAAAGGCTTAAGTGgggatgccatgcatcctcactaAACTCCCTGGGGGCAAGACTGTTCAGTCTGTCCCCCAAGGGGTCACATAGGGATGCTATGCCTCCATACTTAAATCCCAGGGGGCCAGACTGCTTAacctggcccccaaggggttaagcaggGGTGCTATTCATCTCCATTTAACCACCTGGGGTATATAATACCAGCTTCTACAGTCCGGACTAGGAGTGCCATTTTTAGtgctccaggactactggtacccagctGTTCCCAATATCCCTGTTGAGGTGGGAACTGGGGTAATAATGTTTGGGTTAGTTCTATCCTTTTTTGAGGAtaacactaatggtgcgtttactcagagagatttatctgagagattttttaagccaaagcccggaacagactgcaaacagggaacaggtcataaaggaaagactgagatttctcctcttttcaaatccagtgctggctttggcttccaaaatctgtcagataaatctctctgtgtaaacgtaccataagccctgacttagtaatggataccGTCTATCATAGTAAAGTGCATAAAAAAGACAACACATAATAGAATTGTTTTAttgaaatacccccccccccctttatcatTTTAATAAAAATGACACAATATAGTCCATCAAATCTGTCCTAATGGCATTtgccatgtggtaaaactgacttgttatctatattcctcaagtcattcTGATTACAACAACAACAGCCAATTTATGGGagtttttatattattttgctacatttaaaaaattaaaacttaaaaataaatatGCTTGAAAACTGCTCTATTCTGACTAACAGTACAGTAgggctgtgtcattttttttgcaccatgatctgtaattCTTATTGGTACTGCATTTGCGTTTATGTgaccttttaaccctttaaagatcaGGCCAGTTTTTGTCTTTGTACTTTCCTCCttgcgtttaaaaggccatagtagcgattgcattttttcacttacagacccaaatgagccccggaaaaaaaaaaaaaatagttgcgctgtgaaatggaaaaaaaaaagaacgcttttttttttttttttttttttacgcagttTACTGcacgagatcaggaatgccataatttaCTAGATTGGGCGATCACACATGcatcgataccaaatatgtttcttatttcatttatttgtttttatttataaaatgggtgaaggggggtgatttaaacttttactatgGCATGGGAATTTTTATTgatgaaaaaaatttatttattttttaattttttgttaaATAGTAATTtgtagcccccctgggggacttctataataagcaaaaataataaagaataaagTACAAGTGCGTCAGTAGAAGTGCGTCAGTCATGTTTGAAACAGTTGTCACATGTCTGTGGAGGGGGTTGTTTCCTCACCCGCTAGCGTACACTGAACAGTTATGGCTGCGTGTAAAAAATTATGAATAAAGAAGTCAAGTAATGGGcgagtaataataatagtaagaaTAAAAGATACAGCTCACCTTTAGAAGATAATTCGGTAGAAGCAGTAGTTTGGACGGGAGGGTGCACAAACTTCTGGGCGGCCACCAGACACTGAATGCAGAGGAAAGCTGGAGCATAAAGTGGTGAAGTCGGTACCCCTGGATGTAAGCAGctaaaacttaacctttatttGTGCATCTAAATACTGGGAAAATTCATGACAGGTCCTGTCATGAATTTTCTCAGATTTTAGATGCATGaataaaggttaagttttagCTGCTTATGTCCAGGGGTACCGACTTCACCACTTTATACTCCAGACTTCTATAATAACTCCACTGCTCTCctttagagatcaatgcagtacatatgtactgcatgcTCAATTACAATGGGTTGCTGGAACCCATTGTAATCGAGTacagagccaggatcagcgtcattgcggcaTTGAGGCCCAGCTTGGACAGAACCAGGGAtaccaccactagaccaccaggtgagCAGAttaaaagccatttaaatgcagcggcCAGTGCCAGCTTATAGCCACAATcctcagctgctgatagcagccaggagctGCGTGGTTCCGAGTGAGGTCACAGCATTGCCCCccttctgaactcccctacccgcCCCAGGACATACGGGTTaaatactttttattaattttttattctgggatgtaattaaaaaaactgatcttgcagtttactgtgcaagatcagttCTGtgatcatttaaccctttaaggacggggccaattttcgtttttgagttttcggtttttcctccttgtgtttaaaaggccagagcacttgcatttttccacctagagacccaaatgagcccgtattttttgcgtcactaattgtactttgcaatggcaggctgaatttttgcataaagtacactgcgaaaccagaaaaaaattcaaagtgtggtgaaattgaaaaaaaaaaataaaaaatcgcaTTTCTATTATTTGGGGGGCTacttgtttttacgccattcgccctggagtaaaactgacttgttatataagttcctcaagtcgttacgattaaaacaatatataacatgtataatttttattgtatctgatggcctgtaaaaaatgcaaaccattgttaacaaatatacgttccttaaaatcgctccattcccaggcttatagcgcttttatcctttggtctatggggctgtgcgaggtgtcattttttgcgccatgatgtgttctttctatcggtaccttgattgcgcatatgcgactttttgatcgctttttattaaatttttttctggatttgatgcgaccaaaaatgcgcaattttgtactttgggatttttttgcgtgagatcaggaatgtgattaatagttcgggcgattacgcacgcggcgatagcaaacatgtttatttatttgtttgtttacttttatttaaaacctgggaaaagggggtgattcagacttttattaggggagggggctttttattattaacaacactttttttttattttttacacatatactagaagcccccctggggttagggttattcccccctggggttagggttattcccccctggggttagggttattcccctgggggacttctagtatatacactttgatctctcattgagatctttgctgtatagttatacagcaaagatcaatgagatcagcgctcgtttgctttcggctgctgcagccgaaaacaaacgagtgccgagccggggacggtgccatcttggagcggtccccagccggcttcagttacggaaattgctcctctgggataacatcccggaagagcgatctcctccactagacaccagggaacggttgcctcccgtaatcggaggcagctgtcaactttgacaactttgcctccgattagctaattagcgggcacggcaatcagaccgtgcccgctaatagcggcggttccgggctacacgcggcacccgggaccgcagcgcttcaaagcggggtcgccgcgcggccccgattTGAAGTGCTACTGAGGACATAtaacgtacaggtacgtcatatgtccttaagaggttaatttggAATCGAGAGATTCTTCATGCAGGCATACCAAAtacactttttttgttttctttttctctatttaaaaaaaacttattttttatAGTCCCCCTAGGAGACTTTTATGAGCAATACATTTATTGCTTATAGAGATCAACACTGTCCTCATGTGCTGCATTGATTGATGTTCCCTGCACTAACTTGCCTCAGGCGGATGAAGGCCTAGAAGAGGCCTCGGGCTGTCAGAACAATGAATCAGCTTCCTGTGTTCGAATCTTAGGAAGCTGGTGGTCACCCTATTGGACCAGCATTTGtagcatttaaatgctgctttTAGAATTCACAGCTGCGTTTAAAGAGTTATAATAGCTGGCAATAGAGatttctccatgttggctattagaTGTGGTCTGGAACTACTGATAGAAGCTGGTAGCAGACCAATAAAGAGAGGGCTTGCAGCAAGAGCCTTCTCTATACCCCTTAAGCAAAGCATTGGATTACCAGTACATCATGGCTCCTTAAAGGTTTAAGTGTTTAAATAACAAACATCAGTATGAAGGCTGATACCAGTCATTATTGGTGGGTACTGATAGAAGTCAATACTCACCAGGTATGATGCAGGCTCAGCTCCTCAGCTCACTTCATACCAACCCACCAATAACTGTACAGTGTACAGCGAGTGTTATGGGGTTAAATTAAGCAGCCACCAAAGTCTAGCAACAAAGTCCAGTCTGAACCACTTAAAGCCGTGTTAACCCTCAGCCCTTCATGATGTCTTATTAGTAGAAATTCTTATTGAAGAGCAACTTCCAACACTCTTATCCAATACTCGGGAGACTATTtccacattttttaaaaataacttCTGAATTTTGCAATTCAGCCATGATAATGGAATCTGCAACGAGATGAACATGATTTGCCCTCATCATGAAACCCAACAATTATCCCAAAGACAAAAATTTCAAACAAAAAATTCTCCTTCTTCTCGGCTCTTTATACATATATCTTTTTCATATCTTTAAACGTTACATATATATTACTTGCCGTAAAGATTTGTTAATGTCCTTATTCTTTAGACTGTAGATTACGGGGTTGATGAATGGTGTGAACACAGTATATAACAGGGAGAAGAGTTTTCTCATATCCAAGGTTCGTCCTCCAGACGGGAAAACATAAACACCTAATGGAGTAATATAGAATATGGagaccacaatgaggtgggagctacaggtggagaaggctttacgTCTACTGGCGCTGGACTGGAAGCGTAAGATGCTGACAATAATATTACTGTAAGATATTAGAATGATTGTGATGGGGATGGAGAGTACAGGAAAGCTCAGTATTTGGACTTCTAACTCAATAGTGTAAGTATCTGAACAGGCAATGTCTATTAATGGAGCCAGATCACAGAAGAAATGGTCAATGATGTTCTGTCCACAATATGTCAGCATCGATACTGCATAGAGGTCAATGACTGCGGTCAAAAAACCAAACAACCAAGAAATGACAACCAACTTGACACAATTGGCACTTGTCATGATAGAGTTATAATGGAGgggattacagatggccacatatcgGTCATAAGACATCACTGTGAGGAGGAAACATTCAAAAGCTCcagaaaaaactaagaaaaacagCTGTGTGAAACAGGTAGCAAAAGTCATGGCCGCCCCATTATACAAGAGAATATGAAGAGTATTAGGGACGATATCTGAACTTAAtaagatgtcagtgatggagagcTGTGTAAGAAAGAAGTACATTGGGGTATGGAGGATCTTGCTGAAGGACACCAGGATGATAATCAGGAAATTCCCACATAACGTCCCACAATAAGCCACTAGGAGAAGACAGAACAAGAAAATTCTGGCAATTTTGCTGTTTTGAAATCCTACAAGGAAAAATTCTGTGACCACAGTCAGATTGTTCACCTGTTCCGGAAAGGAATAAAATTCCTCAAAATTGTGATATTTGTGATAATGGTCTACAAAGGTCTGAAATACAACATCCTCGAGAAATATAGAATTGTTTGATTCAGTAGAGTTTTGGATATCCCAATTTTTAGGGTTgcttcccttaaaggggaacgtATCATAAGAACATGGCCTATTGGTCAAATCAATGTTTGATGtatttttaaagcaactctgtaccgacaatctgaccccccccaaaaccacttgtaccttcggatacctgcttttaatccaagatctgtcctggggtcaggtgatgcggttattgtcctaaaaaacaacttttaaacttgcagccccgagcCCAACAgacggggcttagaatatctgtgccctaactttgcaccacccctccgtcccttctccccaccttcttcattaggaatgccactggaacattttctcccgtctgaacattgcacaggtgccttaacgacccagcccatgttcagtattcacacagctgaggattaggagacaatctgcctggagcattcctaatgatgatgagggcagggaggagggacagagagattgtgccagccCAATGCACAGACAATcaaagccctggccgttgggcatggggctgccagtttaaaagttgtgttttaggacaataactgcatcacctgccgaacggacgaatcttggattaaaagcagctagccgaaggtacaagcggttagggggtgggggggggggggggggtcagattgtgggtacagagtagctttaaatacttttttggtcatattttaaattttttttaaatcattttccatttcaccataaaataatcctgagtttatattctggccactaggcccaATATTAGGTTACTACTCCCTGTTGTGTACAGATCACGTTCTAGCAATATCCTCCATATCactacagacaggagtacagagaAAGGTGACTCTACTATAAAGAGAACATCACTGTTACGATAGATAAAGCCTAGATGTCAGACTTCCCTTATTTGAGGAATGACCTCTGGAAAGGTCACAGAACATTTCCATTAACACTTCCTGAGGTATCACTGAGTCTAATGTGCCCATGCCCATGgggattgctgtaaagcatatctctaaatactTTAAAAGACTGCTCAGACAAAATGACTGACCCCATaatgataaaataaaatgtatttgcAGTTGGTTATAAAGTGTATCCGTAATGCTTAGCTCCTGTCTATGCAAACAGAAACAAAGACTAGACATCAATTGAAAGTGCACTCCACTTACTGATAATAACAAaatgaaaatatattttattaaagatcACATAGGACACTACAAAACacagttaaaaacaattaaaaattccAATCAGGAACACAGAAATTCatggtcagcccaaacacaaatAATAATCAGTTGGGTGTATGACCTACAGGGGGTTGCAAGCAAATAATATTGCTACCATTTCCAAAATGAAAATATATAGGTAGATGTAAGATAATTAATTACCCAGGCACAGCTCCTGCTATGGTCCACAGTGGGTGGTCCGGTAGCCAAGACATTCATTGGGTACTATAAGTTATTAATGGGCACGTCCTCGGGGCCCTAAGGGTGAAAGTATGTTTACACCGTTCCCGTGCAGTTTTAAAGGTGTGCTCCTTAAGTTAAGGCTGTTGGGAtccctgacaccccccccccccccccccccccccccccccggcaccgataCGTAGCTCTGGTGGCAGAGCAgggctccaaacagccttaccatAGGCAGCACTACTTTAAAACTGTACTGGAACAGcaatgaagatgaaggtaagagacataccttgatCCACAGCACCCTGTGCACCATAGGGaaatgtcagcaggttagattcatcctactgctgatagttccccttcaaatGATAAATATCTCCTATACCCAAATAGAAAAACTGCTATCAATCATGTGAGGGCAGCAGAGAGAAGTGAGGATTTACCATACCACCTATCCCCGATAGAGTAAGAGTAGACAATGATGTCCCACAGTGGTCAAGTAACAGTGACACCTACTTTAGTGCCCGAATAATCATCACACAGCTTTGAGACCTGTAAGACAAGTGGAAGCTTCATACAGATAGGGCCAACAGAGAATCATTCAAGGTACAAACTCTGTACTTACACCCATACAGTTATCTATAGTCTGTAAGAATAACATTAGCAAGACAAGGAAAAAGTTGGCATCTAAAATCAGTGATAAGAAGAAAAAACACATATCATGGAAAGTTTCAGGGGAGAAGGTTAGGGGGAAAGTAACTTAATGAGCTGtaaacattaaaaaatataagCTTTTTACCATAATCCTTGTCCCTTTTTGTCTTTCTTTGTTAACGATCCTATGGGGTGGACGAAGATGTTTGGTGGTCATCACAGGAGGCAACCTTTAACCCCCATGGTCAGGTACCACACCATCACTGTGAGAACCAAGCAGATAATGGTGGTGAGATTCCATATAGTCAGAGAGGTGGGTGGATTCAAATGGTATTATTTCAGTATTAGCCTGTGCAGCTCCAGCACTAAACTGTAGAATAACCTAGAATCATGTACAGACCTGGTGCAACTTCACCTTCTATGAAGATATTACATTAAAGAAAATATGTGAAAGAATGAAGGCAAAAGTCCTAGAATGGTAACTGAGACCAAGCACCTACATTTTACAAACAAATCCGTTACAAGCCCTGAAACGCATTGAGCACAGGAGCTCGCCTTCATGAGGATTGAATCATTGTGCATATATTTAGgaatgagatttaaaaaaaaaaatcaagaggtGATACAACTTCAAGCTTGTGTTGTACTGATGTGTCCAGGATCACCTTTTCCTTGGATAATTAAAGGGATTTATCATGACAGCCTTATCTATGGCCTCCTATAGATAACTGTCTCTGCATCTCCCCGTCTCTGTGTCTCTGAACAGTCTTTGCACTAAGAGGGAGAAAGTCCTGACCTCAAGGTTCTGTAAAAATTGGTAATTTCTCATGTATAACTCATACTAATATTCAGTTAGGGAAAAGATGAGAGTGGACACACCTGTATCTGTGTATAGGGTGTACAAACATATGTAATGTGCGCAATAATATAAAAAAGAAGGCAATTGACAAACCAGATGTTCTTTTACCTCTTTCTCTAATGCATGTTTTTGCTTTGCTTTTACATACACTCAACTTACAACTTCATAACTGATAGACGCACCTTGTGCTCTCGTGAATCTGTTCCTCTCAAGTCTCTGCAGCTCATACATTTCACTATTTGTTTTTACATATGGAGAAAAGATGTGTGACAATAATCTATAGGATTAGTCTATAAATAAGGGAAAACcatttactatatatacagtaatttCTATACTTCCTCTTTTtc from Dendropsophus ebraccatus isolate aDenEbr1 chromosome 1, aDenEbr1.pat, whole genome shotgun sequence includes these protein-coding regions:
- the LOC138786060 gene encoding olfactory receptor 5P66-like; its protein translation is MGPFPTVHVPGVAAIKSIFQGFLFQVQYSRGSECFSLQSMLQVNNLTVVTEFFLVGFQNSKIARIFLFCLLLVAYCGTLCGNFLIIILVSFSKILHTPMYFFLTQLSITDILLSSDIVPNTLHILLYNGAAMTFATCFTQLFFLVFSGAFECFLLTVMSYDRYVAICNPLHYNSIMTSANCVKLVVISWLFGFLTAVIDLYAVSMLTYCGQNIIDHFFCDLAPLIDIACSDTYTIELEVQILSFPVLSIPITIILISYSNIIVSILRFQSSASRRKAFSTCSSHLIVVSIFYITPLGVYVFPSGGRTLDMRKLFSLLYTVFTPFINPVIYSLKNKDINKSLRQCLVAAQKFVHPPVQTTASTELSSKGQIHKEPSKPAPSTTNLHLLPACIEKAGRDEV